The region GCTCCGGGCCGCCGGGCGCGGCCAGATAGCGCGGCCGCCACTCCGCGCCGAAGCGCTCCTTGTAGCGCCGCAGCCCGTGCAGGTCGCGGAAGTGCTCGCCGTGGCGGAACACGAGCGCGCCCGCGCGCGGCGACACGTCGGGCGCGGCCAGCCCCGCGAGCGGCGCCATCCCCAGGCTCAGCTCGCGCCAGCCGTTCGCCCTGCCCCACAGCATCAGCTCCACCAGCAGGAACTCCATGATCCCCGGCGGCGCGGCGCGCGACCAGCGCACCAGGTCCACCGCCAGCTCCGTTCCCTCCGCCGCCGGCCACACCGTCGCGAAGGCGATCACCTTCCCCCCCAGCCGCGCCACGGCGTGCGGGAAGTTGGCGAGGTACGCGGGATCGAAGCGCCCCATCGCGAATCCCATCTCCCGCGCCTTGCGCCGCGCCAGCCACTCGTCGGACACCGCCTTCAGCTCGGGGACCAGAGCCGCGACGCCCTCCGCCGGCACCAGCTCGAAGCTGACGCCGTGGCGGTGCGCCTGCCTCCAGGCGCGGCGCGGGTGGCGGCGCTCGTCGCCCTCCAGCGAGAAGCCGGGGAGCTCCACCACCGCCTCCTCGCCCAGCTTGATCAGCGCCAGCCCCATGTCGGCGTACAGCGGGCGCGTTTCCGCCGCCGTCTCGTAGAACACCGGCGCCGCCCCGCGCCGGTCGGCCTCCTCGCGGAAGCGCCAGACCAGCTCCTCGTGCTCCTCCGCCGGCCCCACCGGGTCGCCCAGCGCCACCCAGCTGCGCCCGGTGACGCCGAACATCAGGAACGCCGTCCGCGCGGGGTTGAACATCAGCGGCTTGTCGCCCAGCAGCGCCAGGTTCGCGTCCGCGCGCGGGGAGAGTGCGACGATCGCCCGCGCCGCCGCGAGCTCGTCCTCCGCCGGCGGCTTCGGCTCGGCGTGCGGCGAGCGCGCCAGGTGGGCGACGCCGAACGCGACGAGGACGGCGGACATGGCCACCAGCGCGCGCATGAAGCGCGGCGCGTCGGCCTCCCACCCGAACGTGGTCCACAGCCCGGCGTTGTACTCCACGTGCTTGTACGCGAAGAAGCCCACCCACACCGCGGCGATCAGGATCACCCCCGCCGCCACCAGCCACCCCGGCGTGAACGGCTCCTGCAGCACCGGCACGCGGCGGTGGAAGCGGCGGCGGCTCACCAGCATCGCGATCAGCATCGCGGCCAGCGCGGCGGCCTCCTCCCAGTCCAGCCCCTTCAGCAGCGTGAAGAGGATCCCCGCCGCCATCATCCCCACCGCCAGCCGCCACGCGGCCGCCAGCCGCATCTGCACCCCGCGCGCGAGCAGGAGCAGCATCACCCCCACCACCGCCGTGAGCAGGTGCGCCGGCTCGCTCACCACGAGGGGGACGACGCGGCGGAAGGTGCCCAGCCGGTCCTGGTCCAGCGGCGTGGCCACGGAGAAAAGGAGGATCGCCCCGCCCACGAAGGTCGCGATCGCCAGCACCTGCGGCGCCTGCGCCGAGAACCAGCCGGCCATCGGCTCGGGCCCCGCCACGCGCGTCTTCAGCCGCCGCAGCTCGTGCCCCGCCAGCGTGAGGACGGCGAGGCCGAGGGGGAGAAGGTAGTAGACCGCGCGGTACGCCAGCAGCGCGCCGACCACCTGCGGCGCGGGGATGCGCTGGGTGAGGAAGTAGAGGAGGACCGATTCGAAGACGCCCAGCCCGCCGGGGACGTGGCTGGCGTGGCCCAGGATCTGGCCGGCCAGGAAGATGCCGAAGAACGAGGTGAAGCTGGGCGCGTTGGGCGGCAGCAGCGCGTACATCACCCACGCCGCCAGCACCCAGTCCAGCGACGACGACACCACCTGCGCCACCGCCATCCAGAACGACGGCAGCTCGATGCGCACCCCGCGGATGGCGATGCGCGTCCCCAGCGCCGACAGGACCAGGTAGGCGGCCAGGACGACGATCATCAGCCACCCCAGCGGCCGCAGCCACGCGGGGTCGACGGGAAAGTCGGGCGGCAGCTTCGGCGGGTCCAGCGCGAACGAGAGCCCGCCGACCGACAGCACGCCCAGCCAGAAGGTGGTGCTGTAGAAGCCGATGATGCGCGCGATCTCGCCCGGCGTGAGCCCCCAGCGCGAGTACATCCGGTAGCGCAGCGGCGCGCCGGTGAGCAGCGGGAACCCCAGCGTCATGCTGATCCCGTAGCCCACCAGCGACGCCATGGCGATGCGCAGGTACGACAGCTTGCGCCGCACGTAGCGCACGCCCAGCGCGTCGTACAGCGTCATCACCGCGTAGCTCACCAGCGTGAGCGCCACCGCCAGCAGCAGCCGCGAGTGCGGCAGGTTGCGCAGCTCGCGCTTCAGGTCGGCGTAGTGGTAGTTGCGCAGCTCGCGGTGCAGCAGCCACAGCGCGAACGCGAACAGCGCGATGCCGAACAGCGGCGTGAGCGCGTGCAGCCGCTGCAGCCCCGATTTCCTCTTGTGCTTGCCCAGGTTCGCGTCGCGGGTGAAGGGTCCGGTGCGTGGGGATGGAAAAATCCGCGCCGAAGCCTCCAAGCGCCAGCGGGAAGCACGCTGCATCGTCCCGGCCGCTCACCCGAATTGCCTCCGAAGAGGAGACGTCATCCTGAGGCCGGCCACACCGCAACCTGCGTCTGCGCCAGACGTTGCCGGCCAAAGGATCCATACTCTCCAAGCACGTGATTTCGGGATTTCACGCCAACCGCCGGCATAATCCTTCGAAAGAACGGGAGGCATCACTCGCGCGATCGCCGCTGACGTGCTGGACCGGCGATAGATCCTTCGGCCTGCAAGCGCTTGCCCCGATTCTGGTTGCAGCGTGGCCGGCCTCAGGATGACGTCTTTGGGTCAGGCGCG is a window of Longimicrobium sp. DNA encoding:
- the mprF gene encoding bifunctional lysylphosphatidylglycerol flippase/synthetase MprF; this translates as MQRASRWRLEASARIFPSPRTGPFTRDANLGKHKRKSGLQRLHALTPLFGIALFAFALWLLHRELRNYHYADLKRELRNLPHSRLLLAVALTLVSYAVMTLYDALGVRYVRRKLSYLRIAMASLVGYGISMTLGFPLLTGAPLRYRMYSRWGLTPGEIARIIGFYSTTFWLGVLSVGGLSFALDPPKLPPDFPVDPAWLRPLGWLMIVVLAAYLVLSALGTRIAIRGVRIELPSFWMAVAQVVSSSLDWVLAAWVMYALLPPNAPSFTSFFGIFLAGQILGHASHVPGGLGVFESVLLYFLTQRIPAPQVVGALLAYRAVYYLLPLGLAVLTLAGHELRRLKTRVAGPEPMAGWFSAQAPQVLAIATFVGGAILLFSVATPLDQDRLGTFRRVVPLVVSEPAHLLTAVVGVMLLLLARGVQMRLAAAWRLAVGMMAAGILFTLLKGLDWEEAAALAAMLIAMLVSRRRFHRRVPVLQEPFTPGWLVAAGVILIAAVWVGFFAYKHVEYNAGLWTTFGWEADAPRFMRALVAMSAVLVAFGVAHLARSPHAEPKPPAEDELAAARAIVALSPRADANLALLGDKPLMFNPARTAFLMFGVTGRSWVALGDPVGPAEEHEELVWRFREEADRRGAAPVFYETAAETRPLYADMGLALIKLGEEAVVELPGFSLEGDERRHPRRAWRQAHRHGVSFELVPAEGVAALVPELKAVSDEWLARRKAREMGFAMGRFDPAYLANFPHAVARLGGKVIAFATVWPAAEGTELAVDLVRWSRAAPPGIMEFLLVELMLWGRANGWRELSLGMAPLAGLAAPDVSPRAGALVFRHGEHFRDLHGLRRYKERFGAEWRPRYLAAPGGPELPRILAGIADLIAGNGREVRKYGSTKVRAGVD